One genomic segment of Salinigranum rubrum includes these proteins:
- a CDS encoding DUF5802 family protein, which translates to MFEQFSSGYYLGRLYVEPHGGDHAVIHRDDHVRVNEHLYTTGEGIERTDAPLVMKLENGGHFPVLGDDSVPTGTLAVPDPLAPGDLPDRREVLLAKADRAVELLRYSGWAPSEGR; encoded by the coding sequence ATGTTCGAACAGTTCTCAAGCGGCTACTACCTCGGACGCCTGTACGTCGAACCCCACGGCGGCGACCACGCCGTCATCCACCGTGACGACCACGTACGGGTCAACGAACACCTCTACACCACGGGCGAGGGAATCGAACGCACGGACGCCCCGCTGGTGATGAAACTGGAAAACGGCGGCCACTTCCCCGTCCTCGGCGACGACAGCGTCCCGACCGGGACACTCGCCGTCCCCGACCCGCTCGCCCCGGGCGACCTCCCCGACAGACGGGAGGTCCTCCTCGCGAAGGCCGACCGGGCCGTCGAACTCCTCCGGTACTCGGGGTGGGCTCCGTCCGAGGGCCGCTGA
- a CDS encoding RAD55 family ATPase: protein MNSVPFGVSRLDSLIGGGAPPGSVVLLASESGAGGREFLYTSAVINAIAAVDADLFELYYGSLQGEATTPPEVHYVSFTTEEEYLARQMNFTMDDELVERATARIEFVDFSREYFHPSPVPREWYLGEASALRDLGSGEQCGDVLEAFGTYLSEHAAGNLVVVDSVTDLVAADADELSWNDVALLLKGLNKAAHQWGGLILLLVNLETLSPAELGLMKDATSGTFLFEWESGGSKRARTMVVQEFRGVLSQLEDENIVQFETEIHDGGFDISDVRKIR from the coding sequence ATGAACAGCGTCCCGTTCGGCGTCTCTCGGCTCGACTCGCTCATCGGCGGCGGCGCCCCGCCGGGCTCTGTGGTCCTCCTCGCGAGCGAGTCGGGTGCCGGGGGCCGAGAGTTCCTCTACACCAGTGCGGTCATCAACGCCATCGCCGCGGTCGACGCGGACCTCTTCGAGCTGTATTACGGCTCGCTGCAGGGCGAGGCGACGACGCCGCCCGAGGTGCACTACGTCTCGTTCACGACCGAAGAGGAGTACCTCGCCCGACAGATGAACTTCACGATGGACGACGAACTCGTCGAGCGCGCGACCGCACGGATCGAGTTCGTCGACTTCTCCAGGGAGTACTTCCACCCGAGTCCCGTCCCCCGGGAGTGGTATCTGGGCGAGGCGAGCGCGCTCCGTGACCTCGGGTCGGGCGAACAGTGCGGCGACGTCCTCGAAGCGTTCGGGACCTACCTCTCCGAGCACGCCGCGGGCAACCTCGTCGTCGTCGACTCGGTCACCGACCTGGTCGCGGCCGACGCGGACGAACTGTCGTGGAACGACGTCGCGCTCCTCCTGAAAGGGCTGAACAAGGCCGCCCACCAGTGGGGCGGGCTCATCTTACTGCTGGTGAACCTCGAAACGCTCAGCCCGGCCGAACTCGGCCTGATGAAGGACGCCACGAGCGGGACGTTCCTCTTCGAGTGGGAGTCGGGCGGCTCGAAACGCGCGCGGACGATGGTCGTCCAGGAGTTCCGCGGCGTGTTATCACAACTCGAAGACGAGAACATCGTCCAGTTCGAAACCGAGATACACGACGGCGGGTTCGATATCAGCGACGTCCGCAAGATTCGATAA
- a CDS encoding dienelactone hydrolase family protein produces the protein MDVLVSGGRDVRATLDGDSGDACVVACPPHPQHRGSRTDERLRAVSRRLVDSDVDCLRIDYGPWAEGKGEVRDAANAVAHARDELGYARVGLFGYSFGGAVSLVAATECEAGAVSVLAPARRLSDELDAVSAVKTLSSPLQVVYGARDTTVEWEPVVEAVRERGGEVVELPADHFFVGQAGKVADEVGPFLVEAL, from the coding sequence ATGGACGTTCTCGTGAGCGGTGGTCGCGACGTCCGCGCGACGCTCGACGGCGACTCGGGCGACGCCTGCGTCGTCGCCTGCCCGCCCCATCCCCAGCACCGCGGCTCGCGGACCGACGAACGCCTCCGCGCGGTCTCTCGAAGGCTCGTCGACTCGGACGTCGACTGCCTCCGCATCGATTACGGCCCGTGGGCCGAGGGGAAGGGTGAGGTCCGAGACGCCGCCAACGCGGTTGCTCATGCCCGTGACGAACTCGGCTACGCTCGCGTCGGGCTGTTCGGCTACAGTTTCGGCGGGGCCGTCTCGCTCGTCGCGGCCACCGAGTGCGAGGCGGGGGCAGTGAGCGTCCTCGCGCCCGCCCGCCGGCTCTCGGACGAGTTGGACGCCGTTTCGGCGGTGAAGACGCTCTCTTCCCCCCTGCAGGTCGTCTACGGCGCTCGCGATACGACCGTCGAGTGGGAACCGGTCGTCGAGGCCGTTCGAGAACGGGGCGGCGAGGTGGTCGAACTCCCGGCCGACCACTTCTTCGTCGGGCAGGCGGGGAAGGTTGCCGACGAGGTCGGACCGTTCCTGGTCGAGGCACTCTAG
- a CDS encoding DUF7126 family protein, translated as MSAGVTVVIAGADDEGVAAALEAAGAEVRRVDGVATQRSLAAVDIADADVLLLTDMDDATAISVAKDANPDVRVVTYATDSLPEFARAQADLALDPALFSPELVADELV; from the coding sequence ATGAGCGCAGGAGTGACAGTCGTCATCGCGGGTGCGGACGACGAAGGGGTCGCGGCGGCGCTCGAAGCCGCCGGGGCCGAGGTGCGCAGAGTCGACGGCGTCGCGACGCAGCGGTCGCTCGCGGCGGTGGATATCGCCGACGCGGACGTGCTCCTCCTCACAGATATGGACGACGCGACGGCCATCTCGGTGGCGAAGGACGCGAACCCCGACGTGCGCGTGGTGACGTACGCCACCGATTCGCTCCCGGAGTTCGCCCGCGCGCAGGCCGACCTTGCGCTCGACCCCGCGCTGTTCAGCCCGGAACTCGTCGCCGACGAACTGGTGTAA
- a CDS encoding cupin domain-containing protein yields the protein MTLDRLDLDDLTPGEGEVQTAELVVTDDVLVKAFALGPGATLEPHEHGDSTNVFHVLDGEVTVIQGDEEERVSAPGVVLHERGVSHGARNDGDSVVVFTASLCPLPGSG from the coding sequence GTGACGCTCGACAGACTCGACCTCGACGACCTCACGCCCGGGGAGGGCGAGGTCCAGACCGCGGAACTGGTGGTGACCGACGACGTGCTCGTGAAGGCGTTCGCGCTCGGCCCCGGCGCGACGCTCGAACCGCACGAACACGGCGACAGCACGAACGTCTTTCACGTCCTCGACGGGGAAGTGACCGTCATCCAGGGCGACGAGGAAGAACGGGTGTCGGCGCCCGGCGTCGTGCTCCACGAGCGCGGCGTCTCCCACGGCGCGCGCAACGATGGCGACAGCGTCGTCGTGTTCACCGCCAGCCTCTGCCCGCTGCCGGGGTCGGGGTAG
- a CDS encoding PspA/IM30 family protein, with protein sequence MGILSRASYVIRSKLNAILNRAEDPSETLDYSYEKMRDELQQVKQGIADLTTQKKRLEIQKRRLEENVEKHNEQAREAVRQDREDLARQALEKKQSKMEQIEQLETQIADLQETQDNLVEKKDKLQSRIEEFRTKKETMKARYEAAEASSRVSEAMTGAGDEMADVSRAIERAEERTDEMEARAAAMDELEDTGAFDDALSDKDSIDRELEAGRASSEVDSELETLKAELGKSSSSPSSSADADADADVEVEAESEPETESQGGNDDPAVEAELEELKNEEDA encoded by the coding sequence ATGGGAATCCTCTCACGCGCGTCGTACGTCATCCGGTCGAAGCTGAACGCCATCCTCAACCGAGCGGAGGACCCCTCCGAGACGCTGGACTACTCCTACGAGAAGATGCGGGACGAACTCCAGCAGGTCAAACAGGGAATCGCGGACCTGACGACCCAGAAGAAGCGCCTAGAGATACAGAAGCGCCGACTCGAAGAGAACGTCGAGAAGCACAACGAGCAGGCCCGGGAAGCCGTCCGCCAGGACCGAGAGGACCTCGCACGGCAGGCGCTGGAGAAGAAGCAGTCGAAGATGGAGCAGATCGAGCAGCTAGAGACACAGATCGCCGACCTCCAGGAGACCCAGGACAACCTCGTCGAGAAGAAGGACAAACTCCAGTCGCGCATCGAGGAGTTCCGCACGAAGAAGGAGACCATGAAAGCCCGGTACGAGGCCGCAGAAGCGTCGTCTCGGGTCTCGGAAGCGATGACGGGCGCCGGCGACGAGATGGCGGACGTCTCCCGCGCCATCGAACGGGCCGAAGAGCGGACCGACGAGATGGAAGCGCGTGCGGCGGCGATGGACGAACTCGAAGACACGGGGGCGTTCGACGACGCGCTCTCCGACAAGGACTCCATCGACCGCGAACTCGAGGCCGGTCGCGCCTCCAGCGAGGTCGATTCCGAACTCGAGACGCTGAAGGCGGAACTCGGCAAGTCGTCCTCGTCCCCCTCCTCGTCGGCGGACGCGGACGCCGACGCAGACGTCGAGGTGGAGGCCGAGAGCGAACCCGAGACAGAGAGCCAGGGAGGGAACGACGACCCAGCCGTCGAGGCGGAGTTGGAGGAGCTGAAGAACGAGGAAGACGCCTGA
- a CDS encoding dipeptide epimerase, with protein sequence MITGEFERVSLPLADDFTISRGTQEEAENVVVRLTDEGGMTGHGAAAPSPHYGETVDTVEAVLPALVEEAESVGDPHAIERIEHRMEARVRRNPAARAAVSIALHDLAAKRLGVPLYRLWGLDADECPLTSFTIGLDSVDRVREKTEDAVDAGYPVLKLKLGTERDEELLEAVREAAPDATLRVDANEAWTPREAVEKSSLLAEHDVEFVEQPVTAEHPDGLRYVYERSAVPVAVDESVETLADVPQVADCCDVVNLKLMKCGGLREARRMIHAARAHGLEVMLGCMVETNAAIAAACHLAPLLDYADLDGALLLAADEYDGLDLSGGEIRLPDDRSGTGAEPR encoded by the coding sequence ATGATCACGGGCGAGTTCGAGCGGGTCTCGCTCCCGCTCGCGGACGACTTCACCATCTCCCGGGGGACCCAGGAGGAAGCGGAGAACGTCGTCGTTCGCCTCACCGACGAGGGCGGGATGACCGGCCACGGCGCGGCCGCCCCCTCGCCGCACTACGGCGAGACCGTCGACACCGTCGAGGCGGTCCTCCCCGCGCTCGTTGAGGAGGCCGAATCCGTGGGCGACCCCCACGCCATCGAGCGCATCGAGCACCGGATGGAAGCGCGCGTTCGACGGAACCCCGCCGCACGTGCGGCCGTCTCCATCGCCCTCCACGACCTCGCGGCCAAGCGCCTGGGCGTTCCGCTCTACCGGCTGTGGGGCCTCGACGCCGACGAGTGCCCGCTCACCTCCTTCACCATCGGTCTCGACTCGGTCGACCGGGTGCGCGAGAAGACCGAGGACGCCGTCGACGCGGGCTATCCGGTGTTGAAGCTCAAACTCGGCACGGAGCGGGACGAAGAGTTGCTTGAGGCCGTCCGCGAGGCCGCCCCCGACGCGACGCTCCGCGTCGACGCGAACGAGGCGTGGACGCCGCGGGAGGCCGTCGAGAAGTCCTCTCTTCTGGCCGAGCACGACGTCGAGTTCGTCGAACAACCGGTGACCGCCGAACACCCCGACGGCCTGCGGTACGTCTACGAGCGTTCGGCGGTACCGGTCGCCGTCGACGAGTCGGTCGAGACGCTCGCGGACGTCCCGCAGGTGGCCGACTGCTGCGACGTCGTGAACCTCAAGCTGATGAAGTGCGGCGGCCTCCGCGAGGCTCGGCGAATGATCCACGCCGCACGCGCCCACGGGCTGGAGGTGATGCTCGGCTGCATGGTCGAGACGAACGCCGCCATCGCGGCCGCCTGCCACCTCGCGCCGTTGCTCGACTACGCGGACCTCGACGGGGCGCTCCTCCTCGCAGCGGACGAGTACGACGGCCTCGACCTCTCCGGTGGCGAGATTCGTCTGCCCGACGACCGGAGCGGGACGGGCGCGGAACCGCGCTGA
- a CDS encoding beta-ribofuranosylaminobenzene 5'-phosphate synthase family protein: MDVRVSTGGRLHFGFTNLSLSHERLYGGLGVALREPRTVVAAAPAEGVHCDDADARDYARRAVSLLDVSGAKVSVERRLPGHVGVGSGTQLALATLSAIGRAHGVEPSVRDLAPELGRGGRSGVGVATFERGGFVHDAGHPTARFTTSRPADGDWTVPPVAAAHTVPEHWRFLLVLPALDPGRNGEAEDASMRAVVERADPTLSNRIAGVLMRQVLPAIATGNAETFGSAVEEVGRLNGAWYADEQGGTYRPPVGQLVATLSETTGVFGAGQSSWGPAVYGITDETNADRAREAGEEALAEAGVDGRVQVVRGRNRGAVVETAENHD, encoded by the coding sequence ATGGACGTGCGGGTCTCGACCGGCGGTCGACTCCACTTCGGCTTCACCAACCTGAGCCTGTCGCACGAACGGCTCTACGGCGGCCTCGGGGTTGCACTCCGCGAGCCACGCACCGTCGTCGCCGCGGCGCCCGCCGAGGGCGTCCACTGTGACGACGCGGACGCGCGCGACTACGCCCGGCGGGCGGTCTCGTTGCTCGACGTGTCCGGCGCGAAGGTGAGCGTCGAGCGTCGCCTCCCCGGCCACGTCGGCGTCGGGAGCGGCACCCAGTTGGCGCTCGCGACGCTCTCGGCTATCGGACGGGCACACGGCGTCGAACCCTCGGTCAGGGACCTCGCGCCGGAACTGGGTCGTGGGGGACGCTCGGGCGTCGGCGTCGCGACGTTCGAGCGAGGGGGGTTCGTCCACGACGCGGGCCACCCGACGGCGCGTTTCACCACCTCGCGGCCGGCCGACGGCGACTGGACCGTCCCGCCGGTGGCGGCGGCGCACACGGTACCCGAACACTGGCGCTTCTTGCTCGTCCTCCCGGCGCTCGACCCCGGACGGAACGGCGAGGCCGAGGACGCGAGCATGCGCGCCGTCGTCGAGCGGGCCGACCCGACGCTGTCGAACCGCATCGCGGGCGTCCTGATGCGACAGGTGCTCCCGGCCATCGCGACGGGCAACGCCGAGACGTTCGGTTCCGCGGTCGAGGAGGTCGGCCGACTGAACGGCGCGTGGTACGCCGACGAGCAGGGCGGGACGTACCGTCCGCCGGTCGGCCAGTTGGTCGCGACGCTCTCGGAGACGACGGGCGTGTTCGGCGCGGGGCAGTCCTCGTGGGGACCGGCCGTCTACGGCATCACCGACGAGACGAACGCCGACCGGGCGCGCGAGGCCGGCGAAGAGGCGCTGGCCGAAGCCGGCGTCGACGGGCGGGTGCAGGTCGTCCGCGGGCGGAACCGCGGCGCGGTCGTCGAGACCGCCGAGAATCACGATTGA
- a CDS encoding universal stress protein, whose translation MTLLVPFDDSPLSRAALKRASEFAAFMDTEVVALTVIPDDTDYATERGWLTEQTPSTVEAIAARLEEKAHGIAPNARFRYETLDGDDDPVATTTLDVVRKVRQVAHEEEAEILFVGSENAGRVTSPLSSVGNPLSEDAAYDIHIVRHAD comes from the coding sequence ATGACACTTCTCGTCCCGTTCGACGACTCGCCCCTCTCGCGTGCGGCGCTGAAGCGCGCGAGCGAGTTCGCGGCGTTCATGGACACCGAGGTGGTGGCGCTGACCGTCATCCCCGACGACACCGACTACGCGACGGAGCGTGGCTGGCTCACCGAACAGACGCCCTCGACCGTCGAGGCCATCGCCGCCCGCCTCGAAGAGAAGGCGCACGGGATCGCGCCGAACGCCCGCTTCCGCTACGAAACCCTCGACGGCGACGACGACCCCGTGGCGACGACGACGCTCGACGTCGTCCGGAAGGTCCGCCAGGTCGCCCACGAGGAAGAAGCAGAGATCCTGTTCGTCGGGAGCGAGAACGCGGGCCGGGTCACCAGTCCGCTCTCCAGCGTCGGCAACCCCCTCTCGGAGGACGCCGCGTACGACATCCACATCGTCCGTCACGCCGACTGA
- the guaA gene encoding glutamine-hydrolyzing GMP synthase produces the protein MVDAEAFIEEAVAEIRDEVGDAHAVIALSGGVDSSVAATLAYEALGENLTPVYVDTGLMRKGETDQIRETFAFMESLEVVEAQERFLDALSGVTDPEEKRHVIGEQFIREFETVAKESDADYLVQGTIYPDRIESEGNIKSHHNVGGLPDVVDFEGIVEPVRDLYKDEVRDVARELGLEEIISERMPFPGPGLAVRVIGEITAEKLEVARESCHIVEDEVEAHEPWQAFAAVIGKATGVKGDNRVHGWVVSVRSVESRDGMTARAQELPWETLQRIQSRITGTLPNVARVVYDVTHKPPATIEYE, from the coding sequence GAGGTTGGAGACGCCCACGCCGTCATCGCCCTCTCGGGCGGCGTCGACTCCTCCGTGGCGGCGACACTGGCGTACGAGGCGCTCGGCGAGAACCTCACCCCGGTGTACGTCGACACCGGCCTGATGCGGAAGGGCGAGACCGACCAGATACGGGAGACGTTCGCGTTCATGGAGTCCCTGGAGGTCGTCGAGGCTCAGGAGCGGTTCCTCGACGCCCTCTCGGGCGTGACGGACCCCGAGGAGAAGCGCCACGTCATCGGCGAGCAGTTCATCCGCGAGTTCGAGACGGTGGCGAAAGAGAGCGACGCCGACTACCTCGTGCAGGGGACCATCTACCCCGACCGCATCGAGAGCGAGGGCAACATCAAATCCCACCACAACGTCGGCGGACTCCCCGATGTCGTCGACTTCGAGGGCATCGTCGAACCCGTCCGCGACCTCTACAAGGACGAGGTGCGCGACGTGGCCCGCGAACTGGGGTTAGAGGAGATCATCTCCGAGCGAATGCCGTTCCCGGGTCCCGGGTTGGCGGTCCGGGTCATCGGAGAGATCACGGCCGAGAAACTCGAAGTCGCCCGCGAGTCGTGTCACATCGTCGAGGACGAGGTCGAAGCCCACGAACCGTGGCAGGCGTTCGCCGCCGTCATCGGCAAGGCCACCGGTGTGAAAGGCGACAACCGCGTCCACGGCTGGGTCGTCTCCGTGCGCTCGGTCGAGTCGCGCGACGGGATGACCGCGCGGGCGCAGGAACTCCCGTGGGAGACGCTCCAGCGCATCCAGTCGCGGATAACGGGGACGCTCCCCAACGTCGCCCGCGTCGTCTACGACGTCACACACAAACCGCCGGCGACCATCGAGTACGAATGA
- a CDS encoding TIGR04024 family LLM class F420-dependent oxidoreductase: protein MSESDHGRATLGVHLPVAAQPSLDGLVDVALRAEERGYERVWMPETWGRDAVTALAVMAERTDEVGLGSSLFNVYSRSPTLVGQTAVTLQEASEGRFRVGVGPSGPAVVERWHGVDFDRPLRRTREYVEILRRVFSGETVRYRGDCFELDGFRLRCGPPETPPPVDVGGMGPKAVELAGRFADGWHALMCSPDGLRTRLADLERGASLGDRSVDEVHTTLVLPCAVSGGDDDEGGEGRACGLVTQHVAFYVGGMGTFYRDALDRQGYPATRAHEAWQNGDREEALAVVEGFVDDLAVSGTPAEAREALTRFRGIDGLDEVAIAFPRGATDGDVAATVAGLAPERGGD, encoded by the coding sequence ATGAGTGAGAGCGACCACGGCCGGGCGACGCTCGGCGTCCACCTGCCGGTCGCCGCCCAGCCCTCGCTCGACGGCCTCGTCGACGTCGCACTCCGGGCAGAAGAGCGCGGGTACGAGCGCGTCTGGATGCCCGAGACGTGGGGGCGAGACGCGGTGACGGCGCTCGCCGTGATGGCCGAACGGACGGACGAAGTCGGTCTCGGGTCGAGCCTGTTCAACGTCTACTCGCGGTCGCCGACGCTCGTCGGACAGACCGCGGTCACCCTGCAGGAGGCCTCGGAGGGTCGGTTCCGGGTCGGCGTCGGCCCCAGCGGGCCGGCGGTCGTCGAGCGCTGGCACGGCGTCGACTTCGACCGGCCGCTCAGACGGACCCGCGAGTACGTCGAGATACTCCGTCGGGTGTTCTCCGGCGAGACCGTGCGCTACCGCGGCGACTGCTTCGAACTCGACGGCTTTCGGCTGCGCTGTGGGCCGCCCGAGACGCCGCCGCCGGTCGACGTCGGCGGGATGGGACCGAAGGCGGTCGAACTCGCGGGGCGGTTCGCCGACGGCTGGCACGCGCTCATGTGTTCGCCCGACGGCCTCCGAACGCGGCTCGCGGACCTCGAACGCGGCGCGTCCCTCGGCGACCGCTCGGTCGACGAGGTCCACACGACGCTCGTCCTCCCCTGTGCGGTGAGCGGCGGAGACGACGACGAGGGAGGCGAAGGGCGGGCGTGCGGCCTCGTCACCCAGCACGTCGCGTTCTACGTCGGCGGGATGGGCACGTTCTACCGCGACGCGCTCGACCGCCAGGGCTATCCCGCGACCCGCGCGCACGAGGCGTGGCAGAACGGCGACCGCGAGGAGGCACTCGCCGTCGTCGAGGGGTTCGTCGACGACCTCGCGGTGTCGGGGACGCCCGCGGAGGCGCGAGAGGCGCTGACTCGCTTCCGGGGGATAGACGGCCTCGACGAGGTCGCCATCGCGTTCCCGCGTGGGGCCACCGACGGCGACGTGGCGGCGACCGTCGCCGGACTGGCACCCGAGCGCGGGGGCGACTGA
- a CDS encoding CopG family transcriptional regulator → MAGEPEETLPDELQRWVDEQVAASDDEPADVISRAVTLYRLVEEHAASAGGETPPVGDIESDLERLADRVSTLDDRVGNVENGLDDRVGAVEDDFDEKITDIRERVIQVKREADAKAPSDHDHEELRERVESLGTRVDHGFENYEEVLSYLTDETDDLDDKVGRLAGVVVSLRKRTARAERQVTRLDAAADLKRVANRHGTTKAKCEECGGSVAIGLLTEPTCPHCESGFVGVEPAGRLFGSGTLVTGRPPALMAGDDPAEASGNGHGRRQHEGENGDGENAHADGAAELMEGSRND, encoded by the coding sequence ATGGCCGGAGAACCGGAAGAGACGCTACCCGACGAGCTTCAACGGTGGGTAGACGAACAGGTCGCCGCGTCGGACGACGAGCCCGCAGACGTCATCTCCCGAGCGGTGACCCTGTACCGCCTCGTCGAGGAGCACGCGGCGTCGGCGGGCGGCGAGACGCCACCGGTCGGCGACATCGAATCGGACCTCGAACGACTCGCCGACCGGGTGTCCACGCTGGACGACCGCGTGGGGAACGTCGAGAACGGCCTCGACGACCGTGTCGGCGCCGTCGAGGACGACTTCGACGAGAAGATCACCGACATCCGCGAGCGCGTCATCCAGGTGAAGCGCGAGGCCGACGCGAAGGCCCCGAGCGACCACGACCACGAGGAGCTTCGAGAGCGGGTCGAAAGCCTCGGGACGCGGGTCGACCACGGCTTCGAGAACTACGAGGAGGTCCTGTCGTATCTCACCGACGAGACGGACGATCTCGACGACAAGGTCGGGCGACTCGCGGGGGTCGTCGTCTCGCTACGCAAACGGACCGCACGGGCCGAACGGCAGGTCACGCGACTGGACGCCGCGGCCGACCTCAAGCGGGTGGCGAACCGTCACGGGACGACGAAAGCGAAGTGCGAGGAGTGCGGCGGCTCCGTCGCCATCGGCCTCCTCACCGAGCCGACGTGTCCCCACTGTGAGAGCGGGTTCGTCGGCGTCGAACCCGCCGGTCGGCTGTTCGGCTCCGGGACGCTCGTGACCGGCCGGCCGCCCGCGCTGATGGCCGGCGACGATCCGGCGGAGGCCAGCGGCAACGGCCACGGGCGGCGTCAGCACGAGGGTGAGAACGGGGACGGCGAGAACGCACACGCGGACGGCGCGGCGGAACTCATGGAGGGGTCACGGAATGACTGA
- a CDS encoding transcription factor S, which produces MQFCDDCGSMMVSQGGEMVCTSDDCGGTSEKDADLAAQYTSTESQTDSEVIETSEEANFEGKPTAKDVTCEKCGHGEAWYTIKQTASADEPPTRFFKCKDCGYRWREYN; this is translated from the coding sequence ATGCAGTTCTGCGACGACTGCGGTTCGATGATGGTCTCGCAGGGCGGCGAGATGGTCTGTACGAGCGACGACTGCGGAGGAACGTCCGAGAAGGACGCTGACCTCGCCGCCCAGTACACCTCGACCGAGTCACAGACCGACTCGGAGGTCATCGAGACCAGCGAGGAAGCGAACTTCGAGGGGAAACCCACCGCCAAGGACGTGACGTGCGAGAAATGCGGCCACGGCGAGGCGTGGTACACCATCAAACAGACCGCCTCCGCGGACGAACCGCCGACGCGCTTCTTCAAATGTAAAGACTGTGGGTATCGGTGGCGCGAGTACAACTAA
- a CDS encoding universal stress protein — protein MYDEILIPTDGSDASEVAVEQGVAVAARFDARVHLLHVVDVRAEMAASGVGDIADDLTETLDTMASDALDAAEALADGAGVPYEREVLEGYPHDAIAEYAADNEVDLVVVGASGRSGVAEHLLGSTTERVARTVGTSVLIARA, from the coding sequence ATGTACGACGAGATTCTGATCCCGACCGACGGGAGCGACGCGAGCGAAGTCGCGGTCGAGCAGGGCGTCGCAGTCGCGGCGCGGTTCGACGCGCGCGTCCACCTCCTGCACGTGGTCGACGTCCGGGCGGAGATGGCCGCCTCGGGCGTCGGTGACATCGCGGACGACCTGACGGAGACCCTCGACACGATGGCAAGCGACGCGCTCGACGCGGCGGAGGCGTTGGCCGACGGCGCGGGCGTCCCGTACGAGCGCGAGGTGCTCGAAGGCTACCCCCACGACGCCATCGCCGAGTACGCCGCCGACAACGAGGTCGACCTCGTGGTCGTGGGTGCCAGCGGCCGGTCGGGAGTCGCCGAGCACCTCCTCGGGAGCACGACCGAGCGCGTCGCTCGCACGGTCGGGACGTCGGTGCTGATCGCCCGAGCGTAG
- a CDS encoding DUF1611 domain-containing protein, with protein MNAQPSRVAVLAHDLFPGRAKTATGVIRYADYDVAAVLDRANPGTRVSDHISIPDDRDAPVVESMADALELGDVDALVVGIAPIGGGFDESWRDDVEYALREGIDVIAGLHYFLGEDEDFSSLAEEHGATIHDVRKPHPDLTVAEGRASEVDADVVLTVGTDCSVGKMTVSLELTRAAQERGVDAAFIPTGQTGIMIAGWGNPIDRVVSDFTAGAVEEMILEKGDDHDVLFVEGQGSIIHPAYSAVTCGILHGSMPDAMVLCHVAGRDAIHGYEDTAIPSPETYVDLYEDLAAPVHPGEVVAGAVNTSAIDADEEARATLDEFGSSIGGPAADPIRFDADEVLDALLGDRGR; from the coding sequence ATGAACGCCCAACCGAGCCGAGTCGCGGTCCTCGCGCACGACCTCTTCCCGGGTCGCGCGAAGACGGCGACCGGCGTCATCCGCTACGCCGACTACGACGTCGCCGCCGTCCTCGACCGAGCCAACCCCGGCACGCGAGTCAGTGACCACATCTCCATCCCCGACGACCGCGACGCCCCCGTCGTCGAGTCGATGGCCGACGCGCTCGAACTCGGCGACGTCGACGCGCTCGTGGTCGGCATCGCCCCCATCGGCGGCGGCTTCGACGAGTCGTGGCGCGACGACGTCGAGTACGCCCTCCGTGAGGGAATCGACGTCATCGCCGGCCTCCACTACTTCCTCGGAGAGGACGAGGACTTCTCCTCTCTCGCCGAGGAACACGGCGCGACTATCCACGACGTTCGGAAGCCCCATCCCGACCTCACCGTCGCCGAGGGGCGGGCGAGCGAAGTCGACGCCGACGTCGTCCTCACGGTCGGAACCGACTGCTCGGTCGGCAAGATGACCGTCTCGCTCGAACTGACGCGAGCGGCCCAGGAACGGGGGGTCGACGCCGCGTTCATCCCGACGGGACAGACGGGTATCATGATCGCCGGGTGGGGCAACCCCATCGACCGCGTCGTCTCTGACTTCACGGCAGGTGCGGTCGAGGAGATGATCCTGGAGAAGGGCGACGACCACGACGTGCTGTTCGTCGAGGGGCAGGGGAGCATCATCCACCCCGCGTACTCGGCGGTCACCTGCGGCATCCTCCACGGGTCGATGCCCGACGCGATGGTGCTGTGCCACGTCGCCGGACGCGACGCCATCCACGGCTACGAGGACACCGCCATCCCGAGCCCCGAGACGTACGTCGACCTCTACGAGGACCTCGCGGCTCCCGTCCACCCCGGCGAGGTGGTCGCCGGCGCGGTCAACACCTCCGCTATCGACGCCGACGAGGAGGCGCGTGCGACCCTCGACGAGTTCGGATCGAGCATCGGCGGCCCCGCGGCGGACCCCATCCGCTTCGACGCCGACGAGGTGCTGGACGCGCTCTTGGGCGATAGAGGACGATGA